In Oryza brachyantha chromosome 2, ObraRS2, whole genome shotgun sequence, a single window of DNA contains:
- the LOC102711044 gene encoding probable cytosolic oligopeptidase A: MGPPRVASAIAMVLLLLSSSFLLRLPLARARLPNPNPTSRALLLLPASSPLRAFCPASRRPSSATCSAYAAMAATDDNPLLADFDFPPFDRVEPAHVRPAVRTLLARLEGELADLEKGVQPTWGKLVEPLERIVDSLDVVWGTVDHLKAVKDSSDLRAAVEDVQPDKVKFQLRLGQSKPIYEAFKAIRNSSDWETLSEARKRIVESQIKEAVLSGVALEDEQREKFNQIQQELEKLTQKFSENVLDATKKFEKLITEKNEIDGLPATALGLAAQTAVSKGHENASAENGPWIITLDAPSYIAVMQHAQNRALREEVYRAYLTRASSGDLDNTNIISQILKLRLEKAKLLGYKNYAEVSMAQKMATVDRVEELLEKLRAASWDHAVQDMEDLKVFAKGSASPEANDLTHWDLNFWSERLRESKYDINEEDLRPYFALPKVMDGLFSLANKLFGVSVESADGLAPVWNSDVKFYCVKDSSNSPVAYFYFDPYSRPSEKRGGAWMNVVFSRSRVLARNGSPVRLPVAHMVCNQTPPVGDKPSLMTFREVETVFHEFGHALQHMLTKQDEGFVAGIRGIEWDAVELPSQFMENWCYHKNTLLSIAKHYETGELLPEEIYAKLVAAKNFRAGTFSLRQIRFASVDMELHSTYDPNGSLSIYDVDRRVAERTQVLAPLPEDKFLCSFSHIFAGGYAAGYYSYKWAEVLSADAFSAFEDVGLDNEKAIEETGRRFRETVLALGGGKSPLEVFVSFRGREPSPEALLRHNGLLPAAA, from the exons ATGGGCCCACCACGAGTCGCGTCCGCCATCGCCATGGTGttgctcctcctctcctcttccttcctcctccgtcTCCCACTCGCTCGGGCTCGCCTCCCCAACCCCAACCCTACCTCTAgggctctcctcctcctccccgcctcctcACCTCTCCGGGCCTTCTGccccgcctcccgccgcccctcctccgccacctGCTCCGCCTACGCTGCCATGGCCGCCACCGACGACAACccgctcctcgccgacttCGACTTCCCGCCCTTCGATCGCGTCGAACCAGCCCACGTCCGCCCCGCCGTCCGCACCCTCCTCGCCCGCCTC GAGGGCGAGCTAGCCGACCTCGAGAAGGGCGTGCAGCCCACCTGGGGGAAGCTGGTCGAGCCGCTCGAGCGGATCGTCGACAGCCTCGACGTCGTCTGGGGCACCGTCGACCACCTCAAGGCCGTCAAGGACTCCTccgacctccgcgccgccgtcgaggacgTTCAG CCCGACAAAGTGAAATTCCAACTGAGGCTTGGCCAGAGCAAACCTATATACGAAGCCTTCAAGGCCATAAGGAATTCTTCAGACTGGGAAACCCTCAGCGAGGCTCGCAAGCGTATAGTAGAAT CCCAAATAAAGGAAGCCGTTCTCAGTGGAGTTGCGCTTGAGGATGAACAGAGGGagaaatttaatcaaatccAACAG GAGCTCGAGAAGTTAACACAAAAGTTTAGTGAAAATGTGTTGGATGCAACCAAGAAATTTGAGAAATTAATAACTGAAAAGAATGAAATTGACGGGTTGCCTGCTACAGCACTTGGCTTAGCAGCACAGACTGCCGTGTCAAAG GGTCATGAAAATGCTTCAGCTGAAAACGGACCTTGGATCATCACATTGGATGCGCCGAGCTATATTGCTGTTATGCAACATGCTCAGAACAGAGCACTTCGTGAAGAAGTTTATCGTGCTTATCTAACCCGTGCCTCTAGTGGTGACCTTGATAACACCAATATCATCAGTCAAATTCTAAAGTTGAGGCTGGAGAAGGCTAAACTGCTTGGCTACAAAAACTATGCTGAG GTAAGCATGGCTCAGAAAATGGCAACTGTTGACCGTGTAGAAGAGCTTCTTGAGAAACTTCGTGCTGCCTCCTGGGATCATGCTGTTCAAG ATATGGAAGATCTAAAAGTTTTTGCTAAAGGTTCTGCTTCTCCAGAAGCCAATGACCTAACTCATTGGGACCTAAACTTCTGGAGTGAGCGTCTCCGGGAATCCAAATATGACATCAATGAG GAAGATCTGCGTCCTTACTTTGCACTACCTAAGGTTATGGATGGCCTCTTCAGTCTCGCAAATAAGCTCTTTGGAGTTAGTGTAGAGTCTGCAGATGGATTGGCTCCT GTTTGGAACAGTGACGTCAAATTTTACTGTGTCAAAGATTCTTCAAACAGCCCTGTTGCTTATTTCTACTTCGATCCATATTCAAGACCATCTGAAAAGCGTGGAGGGGCTTGGATGAATGTGGTTTTTTCTCGCAGTCGTGTGCTTGCTCGCAATGGTTCACCTGTTAGGCTTCCTGTTGCCCATATGGTGTGTAATCAGACCCCACCAGTTGGTGACAAGCCCAGTCTTATGACCTTCCGCGAG GTTGAAACCGTGTTCCATGAATTTGGTCATGCGCTGCAGCACATGCTTACCAAGCAAGATGAAGGTTTTGTTGCTGGTATTCGTGGGATAGAATGGGATGCTGTGGAGCTGCCTTCTCAGTTCATGGAAAACTGGTGCTACCACAA GAACACTCTTTTGAGCATTGCAAAGCATTATGAAACCGGTGAACTTCTTCCTGAGGAAATTTATGCAAAGCTTGTAGCTGCAAAGAATTTCCGTGCTGGCACCTTCAGTCTACGTCAg ATACGTTTTGCTAGTGTAGATATGGAGCTGCATTCAACTTACGATCCAAATGGATCATTGTCCATATATGACGTTGACCGAAGAGTTGCTGAGCGAACACAGGTTCTTGCTCCTCTTCCAGAGGATAAGTTCCTATGCAGCTTTAGCCATATATTTGCAG GTGGCTATGCAGCTGGGTACTACAGTTATAAG tgGGCTGAAGTATTGTCAGCCGATGCATTCTCAGCATTTGAAGATGTTGGTTTGGATAACGAGAAG
- the LOC102711322 gene encoding two-component response regulator ORR3 codes for MLFFSIIYSVVGRYSFLCQLLVYKGQEGEAAACRSPFTNTPKRESACSILCLMSTTTVPEPHVLAVDDSIVDRAVISRLLRSSKYRVTTVDSGKRALELLSLDRNVHMIITDYCMPEMTGFDLLKRVKESSELKEIPVVLMSSENSPTRIRRCLEEGAEDFLIKPVRPSDVSRLCSRVMK; via the exons atgcttttcttttccattatATATTCTGTGGTCGGTCGGTACTCGTTTCTTTGCCAGCTACTTGTGTATAAAGGGCAGGAAGGCGAGGCTGCGGCTTGTCGATCACCATTCACCAACACACCGAAAAGAGAGTCTGCTTGCTCCATTCTCTGCCTCatgtcgacgacgacggtgccgGAGCCgcacgtcctcgccgtcgatgACAGCATCGTGGACCGTGCTGTCATCTCCAGACTCCTCCGGAGCTCCAAATATCGAG TTACCACGGTGGATAGCGGCAAGAGAGCACTGGAGCTTCTCAGTCTG GATCGAAATGTGCATATGATCATCACAGATTACTGCATGCCGGAGATGACAGGATTCGACCTCCTCAAGAGGGTCAAG GAGTCGTCGGAGCTGAAGGAGATCCCGGTGGTGCTAATGTCGTCGGAGAACTCGCCGACGAGAATCCGGCGGTGCCTGGAGGAGGGGGCGGAAGACTTTTTGATCAAGCCGGTGCGGCCGTCTGATGTGTCGCGCCTGTGCAGCCGCGtcatgaaatga
- the LOC102711779 gene encoding uncharacterized protein LOC102711779 isoform X2, translating into MAAAAGDPSVGFFSAVWFRLRTAAWRRRQDDDHDGRNDEEAVLRSRLVKRAAAARRLAFVSFNLEVLVFVYAFWRARRRNLSWRQPIQALPVLVIPALATLIYAAFVRFTRRLDIKDHTRLKSLQEEKQASEDVSRKFNQNDLISGQNCDNVGDASNCLPENDSNRTFLPPTHSATKTSKTKKRRQPSISSRGDGETDMSWGHSKDFQPMPSDGLRKRRTYTTNSRATESIEEKIQNTMSSNVTDSSFGMEFPELSDSDVVYSQANIIKTSSAPLIRCQEMLPRDGNEEVPAVSTHLNQHGGAHDSTEDTVCSPLDYRNFSEPFTIVKLAEPQTVHQESPIGGGEDKVINRLLDTVNTNFNSSEENLICSFRSHDSLFDREDDACLTEHGRPSLLTAFGELPVEISEENSLSQPEKLEPYPVSINEAPASPSDYTVYYGSLKDVSPSPSDPVLSASENFEKVSIKDGKEESLLKPQKSAALQTDTFTPEKLPATHAIHDSRLIVNPDEGTNALACIFTNANINAALVSINAGSPRLNLPVCEELRREEFEDPEASFSSSAELLMKGDEDAREKEPCQFNGGEGNDVLICSEEEALLVPLVVSTTEQYVKTSGFPLCCQDADMMEVPRIVAANPELKNSTCREVLTNNDEVSKEELSYGLHLKETNDLHFNLEKDDFLHPSVVDTDEHSLATSDFLLSNEGIETTITKAHGALKKSSSESQGEGYNPIEAVVDPSCDDSNTQDVINSVMPANFVPDTNMRGSFQVGQEKTLEAFSNQLDKRTCNFEGILLSSSEINNDIFYSSGSSSHLLHASSVEDNAPSSVQGKLSESKDETASAFVDTPTFLDEVTRSENWTNHSGSSQCIPDRTEIQSIHDGKQVPYETLHGITFGGDESFISPEESINSEKYSLYSRSSSCVSEVNMMYAPGGGASSEPENSHIFSLDDKNGMMFHSVNSTENYENSIRSVEFIPETDMIKTLDVAGESMAGLLHEVPSSVVDGFITPGMGNGMGKSDDYLDLLSSSVHTVEDSKAENNIYKINSSLFSPDVNLTGCLGGGQQGTHLKQEETTLCFENLYMACQDTNSEDHFTNLGSRDIPDASISENFLVEERLSSDRLHDGIFSTKGSLISIDDGNNAGSNNSPCVLHNAHINKNLLGLQEGSFNPQDGPTMTSISRNKVNIAEKPACFSPEESMVADLQDTNKTTSVPRDGNSSSFSGACNFLDESNSSINHPYYSRSTSPMPECNLIEIPEASWGETVEPDDDNSCSFEETLTSGISSNNHRSPLYNCKQEVVVSSGKGSTDPVLVDVHSFDMIPVGEEQTTIIKEEFKYGKSFSSKPGLFSCDPKDNCIINPENFDKRSFETHYQEGPEIAVSLAGMPFFVDTNSEAEKEHDNTRCSSSHAEFNIAEAPKELSIDAENKVFPKGVEVHNWHCMDKEPKDGRLDDVKEDLVDLDEDHEVSHIPSDIALNFYLLY; encoded by the exons AACTGTGACAATGTAGGTGATGCCAGTAATTGTTTGCCGGAAAATGATTCAAACAGAACTTTTTTGCCACCAACTCATTCAGCGACCAAAACTTCTAAGACTAAGAAACGCCGCCAGCCAAGTATTAGCTCAAGGGGTGATGGTGAAACTGACATGTCTTGGGGTCATAGTAAGGATTTCCAGCCGATGCCCTCAGATGGCCTACGGAAGAGAAGAACATACACAACTAATAGCAGAGCTACAGAAAGCATCGAGGAAAAGATTCAGAATACAATGTCATCTAATGTCACAGATTCCAGCTTTGGCATGGAGTTTCCTGAATTAAGTGATTCTGATGTTGTTTACAGTCAGGCGAACATCATAAAAACAAGTTCAGCACCATTGATCAGGTGTCAAGAAATGCTTCCCAGAGATGGGAATGAAGAAGTACCAGCTGTCTCCACACATTTAAATCAGCACGGTGGTGCCCACGATTCCACCGAAGATACTGTTTGCTCTCCTCTTGATTACAGGAACTTTTCTGAACCTTTTACAATAGTAAAGCTTGCTGAACCTCAAACTGTTCATCAGGAATCACCTATAGGAGGTGGTGAAGACAAAGTCATCAATAGATTGTTGGATACTGTGAACACTAATTTCAACTCTAGCGAGGAGAATCTCATATGTTCATTTCGGTCTCATGATAGTCTTTTTGATAGAGAAGATGACGCATGCTTAACTGAACATGGGAGACCATCCTTGCTGACTGCTTTCGGAGAACTTCCTGTCGAAATCAGTGAGGAAAACTCACTATCTCAACCAGAAAAGCTGGAACCTTATCCAGTTTCTATTAACGAAGCTCCTGCTTCTCCATCTGACTACACTGTTTATTATGGTAGCTTAAAGGATGTGAGCCCCAGCCCATCTGATCCAGTGCTATCTGCATCAGAAAACTTTGAAAAGGTTTCCATCAAAGATGGCAAGGAGGAATCATTGCTTAAGCCACAGAAATCAGCAGCTCTGCAAACAGATACTTTCACTCCAGAGAAGTTACCTGCTACACATGCCATTCATGACAGTAGATTGATAGTTAATCCTGATGAGGGTACCAATGCACTTGCTTGCATCTTTACTAATGCAAACATCAATGCAGCTCTTGTGAGTATTAATGCAGGTAGTCCTAGATTGAATCTTCCAGTCTGTGAAGAGTTGCGTCGTGAGGAATTTGAGGATCCTGAGGCGAGCTTCTCATCCTCTGCTGAGTTACTGATGAAGGGTGATGAGGATGCCAGGGAAAAAGAACCATGTCAATTCAACGGGGGGGAGGGAAACGATGTACTCATCTGTTCAGAGGAGGAAGCTCTGCTGGTTCCGCTTGTAGTCAGTACTACTGAACAGTACGTAAAAACTTCAGGTTTCCCTTTATGCTGTCAAGATGCCGATATGATGGAAGTTCCTAGAATTGTTGCAGCTAATCCTGAATTGAAAAACTCAACATGTCGAGAGGTACTCACAAATAATGACGAGGTCTCAAAGGAGGAATTATCGTATGGCTTGCACCTAAAGGAGACGAATGATCTACATTTTAATTTGGAGAAGGATGATTTTCTGCATCCATCTGTAGTTGATACCGATGAACATTCATTAGCTACATccgattttcttttatccaatGAAGGAATAGAGACAACCATTACGAAAGCTCATGGGGCTCTCAAGAAAAGTTCGTCTGAATCACAAGGTGAAGGGTATAACCCTATAGAGGCTGTTGTCGACCCTTCATGTGATGATAGTAACACTCAGGATGTGATAAATAGTGTAATGCCTGCAAATTTTGTTCCCGATACCAACATGAGGGGCAGTTTTCAAGTTGGCCAGGAGAAGACTCTGGAAGCATTTTCTAATCAGCTCGACAAAAGAACTTGTAATTTTGAAGGGATCTTATTATCTTCAAGTGAGATcaataatgatatattttattcaagcGGCTCAAGTTCTCACCTTTTACATGCCAGTTCTGTGGAAGACAATGCACCCTCTTCTGTTCAAGGTAAACTTTCTGAGTCCAAAGATGAAACGGCTTCTGCTTTTGTGGATACCCCTACCTTTCTAGATGAGGTTACGAGATCAGAAAATTGGACGAATCACTCCGGATCTTCTCAATGTATTCCAGACAGAACTGAGATTCAATCAATTCATGATGGCAAACAAGTTCCATATGAAACATTACATGGAATTACTTTCGGTGGAGACGAAAGTTTCATATCTCCAGAAGAGAGcataaattctgaaaaatattcACTCTATTCCAGATCATCCTCATGTGTTTCAGAGGTTAATATGATGTATGCTCCCGGAGGTGGTGCATCATCTGAACCAGAAAATAGTCATATTTTCAGCTTGGATGATAAGAATGGCATGATGTTTCACAGTGTGAACAGTACAGAGAATTATGAAAATAGCATTAGGTCTGTTGAATTTATTCCAGAAACTGACATGATAAAAACTCTTGATGTTGCTGGCGAATCAATGGCTGGTTTATTACATGAAGTTCCATCCAGCGTTGTTGATGGTTTCATAACTCCAGGTATGGGCAATGGCATGGGAAAATCAGATGATTACTTGGACTTATTGTCTTCATCTGTTCATACAGTTGAGGATTCCAAAgctgaaaataatatttacaaGATAAATTCATCATTGTTCTCTCCAGATGTCAATTTGACTGGATGTTTAGGGGGTGGTCAGCAAGGAACTCATCTAAAACAAGAAGAAACCACTTTATGTTTTGAGAATCTTTACATGGCTTGCCAGGATACCAATTCCGAAGACCATTTTACCAATTTGGGGTCTCGAGATATTCCAGATGCTAGTATTTCAGAAAATTTTCTAGTTGAAGAGAGATTATCTTCTGATAGGCTTCATGATGGTATCTTCAGTACCAAGGGGTCTTTAATATCTATAGATGATGGCAACAATGCTGGTTCAAATAATTCACCATGTGTTTTGCATAACGCACATATCAACAAAAATCTCTTGGGTCTTCAAGAAGGCTCATTCAACCCACAAGATGGACCTACAATGACTTCCATTTCTCGAAATAAGGTCAATATTGCTGAAAAGCCTGCATGCTTCTCTCCAGAAGAATCCATGGTTGCAGATCTACAAGATACCAACAAAACAACGTCAGTTCCAAGAGATGGAAACTCTTCAAGTTTTTCAGGggcttgtaattttttagatgaGTCAAATAGTTCAATAAATCATCCATACTACTCAAGATCCACATCACCTATGCCTGAATGTAACCTGATAGAAATTCCTGAAGCGTCCTGGGGAGAAACAGTTGAACCAGATGACGACAATTCCTGTAGTTTTGAGGAAACTTTGACGTCTGGAATCTCTTCAAATAACCATAGGTCTCCTTTATATAACTGCAAGCAGGAAGTTGTAGTATCATCAGGAAAAGGATCGACTGATCCTGTACTGGTTGATGTTCATAGTTTTGATATGATTCCTGTTGGTGAAGAGCAGACAACCATAATTAAGGAAGAATTCAAGTAtggtaaaagtttttcaaGCAAACCAGGATTGTTTTCATGTGATCCAAAGGATAATTGCATCATAAACcctgaaaattttgacaaaagaTCTTTTGAGACTCATTATCAGGAAGGACCAGAAATTGCTGTTAGTTTGGCAGGGATGCCCTTCTTTGTAGATACTAACTCTGAAGCTGAAAAGGAGCATGACAATACCAGATGCTCTTCTTCTCATGCTGAATTCAACATTGCGGAGGCTCCCAAAGAACTGTCTATAGATGCTGAAAATAAAG TTTTCCCCAAGGGCGTAGAAGTACACAATTGGCATTGCATGGATAAGGAACCAAAAGACGGTAGATTGGATGATGTAAAAGAGGATTTAGTTGACTTGGATGAGGACCATGAGGTGAGTCACATTCCCTCAGATATTGCTTTGAACTTCTATCTTCTTTACTAA
- the LOC102711779 gene encoding uncharacterized protein LOC102711779 isoform X1: MAAAAGDPSVGFFSAVWFRLRTAAWRRRQDDDHDGRNDEEAVLRSRLVKRAAAARRLAFVSFNLEVLVFVYAFWRARRRNLSWRQPIQALPVLVIPALATLIYAAFVRFTRRLDIKDHTRLKSLQEEKQASEDVSRKFNQNDLISGQNCDNVGDASNCLPENDSNRTFLPPTHSATKTSKTKKRRQPSISSRGDGETDMSWGHSKDFQPMPSDGLRKRRTYTTNSRATESIEEKIQNTMSSNVTDSSFGMEFPELSDSDVVYSQANIIKTSSAPLIRCQEMLPRDGNEEVPAVSTHLNQHGGAHDSTEDTVCSPLDYRNFSEPFTIVKLAEPQTVHQESPIGGGEDKVINRLLDTVNTNFNSSEENLICSFRSHDSLFDREDDACLTEHGRPSLLTAFGELPVEISEENSLSQPEKLEPYPVSINEAPASPSDYTVYYGSLKDVSPSPSDPVLSASENFEKVSIKDGKEESLLKPQKSAALQTDTFTPEKLPATHAIHDSRLIVNPDEGTNALACIFTNANINAALVSINAGSPRLNLPVCEELRREEFEDPEASFSSSAELLMKGDEDAREKEPCQFNGGEGNDVLICSEEEALLVPLVVSTTEQYVKTSGFPLCCQDADMMEVPRIVAANPELKNSTCREVLTNNDEVSKEELSYGLHLKETNDLHFNLEKDDFLHPSVVDTDEHSLATSDFLLSNEGIETTITKAHGALKKSSSESQGEGYNPIEAVVDPSCDDSNTQDVINSVMPANFVPDTNMRGSFQVGQEKTLEAFSNQLDKRTCNFEGILLSSSEINNDIFYSSGSSSHLLHASSVEDNAPSSVQGKLSESKDETASAFVDTPTFLDEVTRSENWTNHSGSSQCIPDRTEIQSIHDGKQVPYETLHGITFGGDESFISPEESINSEKYSLYSRSSSCVSEVNMMYAPGGGASSEPENSHIFSLDDKNGMMFHSVNSTENYENSIRSVEFIPETDMIKTLDVAGESMAGLLHEVPSSVVDGFITPDVNLTGCLGGGQQGTHLKQEETTLCFENLYMACQDTNSEDHFTNLGSRDIPDASISENFLVEERLSSDRLHDGIFSTKGSLISIDDGNNAGSNNSPCVLHNAHINKNLLGLQEGSFNPQDGPTMTSISRNKVNIAEKPACFSPEESMVADLQDTNKTTSVPRDGNSSSFSGACNFLDESNSSINHPYYSRSTSPMPECNLIEIPEASWGETVEPDDDNSCSFEETLTSGISSNNHRSPLYNCKQEVVVSSGKGSTDPVLVDVHSFDMIPVGEEQTTIIKEEFKYGKSFSSKPGLFSCDPKDNCIINPENFDKRSFETHYQEGPEIAVSLAGMPFFVDTNSEAEKEHDNTRCSSSHAEFNIAEAPKELSIDAENKVFPKGVEVHNWHCMDKEPKDGRLDDVKEDLVDLDEDHENNPIVLPEVAGKITALSPMPSLKLYAKDASSRDSSVGVTNDFEVARAAGLRQRKQVLTISSSTGSSTVSELADTQCTELVDDVVDSLSAPLPSSSATTIQNISNGMSAHFLIEQLATDQPPTSIEQI; this comes from the exons AACTGTGACAATGTAGGTGATGCCAGTAATTGTTTGCCGGAAAATGATTCAAACAGAACTTTTTTGCCACCAACTCATTCAGCGACCAAAACTTCTAAGACTAAGAAACGCCGCCAGCCAAGTATTAGCTCAAGGGGTGATGGTGAAACTGACATGTCTTGGGGTCATAGTAAGGATTTCCAGCCGATGCCCTCAGATGGCCTACGGAAGAGAAGAACATACACAACTAATAGCAGAGCTACAGAAAGCATCGAGGAAAAGATTCAGAATACAATGTCATCTAATGTCACAGATTCCAGCTTTGGCATGGAGTTTCCTGAATTAAGTGATTCTGATGTTGTTTACAGTCAGGCGAACATCATAAAAACAAGTTCAGCACCATTGATCAGGTGTCAAGAAATGCTTCCCAGAGATGGGAATGAAGAAGTACCAGCTGTCTCCACACATTTAAATCAGCACGGTGGTGCCCACGATTCCACCGAAGATACTGTTTGCTCTCCTCTTGATTACAGGAACTTTTCTGAACCTTTTACAATAGTAAAGCTTGCTGAACCTCAAACTGTTCATCAGGAATCACCTATAGGAGGTGGTGAAGACAAAGTCATCAATAGATTGTTGGATACTGTGAACACTAATTTCAACTCTAGCGAGGAGAATCTCATATGTTCATTTCGGTCTCATGATAGTCTTTTTGATAGAGAAGATGACGCATGCTTAACTGAACATGGGAGACCATCCTTGCTGACTGCTTTCGGAGAACTTCCTGTCGAAATCAGTGAGGAAAACTCACTATCTCAACCAGAAAAGCTGGAACCTTATCCAGTTTCTATTAACGAAGCTCCTGCTTCTCCATCTGACTACACTGTTTATTATGGTAGCTTAAAGGATGTGAGCCCCAGCCCATCTGATCCAGTGCTATCTGCATCAGAAAACTTTGAAAAGGTTTCCATCAAAGATGGCAAGGAGGAATCATTGCTTAAGCCACAGAAATCAGCAGCTCTGCAAACAGATACTTTCACTCCAGAGAAGTTACCTGCTACACATGCCATTCATGACAGTAGATTGATAGTTAATCCTGATGAGGGTACCAATGCACTTGCTTGCATCTTTACTAATGCAAACATCAATGCAGCTCTTGTGAGTATTAATGCAGGTAGTCCTAGATTGAATCTTCCAGTCTGTGAAGAGTTGCGTCGTGAGGAATTTGAGGATCCTGAGGCGAGCTTCTCATCCTCTGCTGAGTTACTGATGAAGGGTGATGAGGATGCCAGGGAAAAAGAACCATGTCAATTCAACGGGGGGGAGGGAAACGATGTACTCATCTGTTCAGAGGAGGAAGCTCTGCTGGTTCCGCTTGTAGTCAGTACTACTGAACAGTACGTAAAAACTTCAGGTTTCCCTTTATGCTGTCAAGATGCCGATATGATGGAAGTTCCTAGAATTGTTGCAGCTAATCCTGAATTGAAAAACTCAACATGTCGAGAGGTACTCACAAATAATGACGAGGTCTCAAAGGAGGAATTATCGTATGGCTTGCACCTAAAGGAGACGAATGATCTACATTTTAATTTGGAGAAGGATGATTTTCTGCATCCATCTGTAGTTGATACCGATGAACATTCATTAGCTACATccgattttcttttatccaatGAAGGAATAGAGACAACCATTACGAAAGCTCATGGGGCTCTCAAGAAAAGTTCGTCTGAATCACAAGGTGAAGGGTATAACCCTATAGAGGCTGTTGTCGACCCTTCATGTGATGATAGTAACACTCAGGATGTGATAAATAGTGTAATGCCTGCAAATTTTGTTCCCGATACCAACATGAGGGGCAGTTTTCAAGTTGGCCAGGAGAAGACTCTGGAAGCATTTTCTAATCAGCTCGACAAAAGAACTTGTAATTTTGAAGGGATCTTATTATCTTCAAGTGAGATcaataatgatatattttattcaagcGGCTCAAGTTCTCACCTTTTACATGCCAGTTCTGTGGAAGACAATGCACCCTCTTCTGTTCAAGGTAAACTTTCTGAGTCCAAAGATGAAACGGCTTCTGCTTTTGTGGATACCCCTACCTTTCTAGATGAGGTTACGAGATCAGAAAATTGGACGAATCACTCCGGATCTTCTCAATGTATTCCAGACAGAACTGAGATTCAATCAATTCATGATGGCAAACAAGTTCCATATGAAACATTACATGGAATTACTTTCGGTGGAGACGAAAGTTTCATATCTCCAGAAGAGAGcataaattctgaaaaatattcACTCTATTCCAGATCATCCTCATGTGTTTCAGAGGTTAATATGATGTATGCTCCCGGAGGTGGTGCATCATCTGAACCAGAAAATAGTCATATTTTCAGCTTGGATGATAAGAATGGCATGATGTTTCACAGTGTGAACAGTACAGAGAATTATGAAAATAGCATTAGGTCTGTTGAATTTATTCCAGAAACTGACATGATAAAAACTCTTGATGTTGCTGGCGAATCAATGGCTGGTTTATTACATGAAGTTCCATCCAGCGTTGTTGATGGTTTCATAACTCCAG ATGTCAATTTGACTGGATGTTTAGGGGGTGGTCAGCAAGGAACTCATCTAAAACAAGAAGAAACCACTTTATGTTTTGAGAATCTTTACATGGCTTGCCAGGATACCAATTCCGAAGACCATTTTACCAATTTGGGGTCTCGAGATATTCCAGATGCTAGTATTTCAGAAAATTTTCTAGTTGAAGAGAGATTATCTTCTGATAGGCTTCATGATGGTATCTTCAGTACCAAGGGGTCTTTAATATCTATAGATGATGGCAACAATGCTGGTTCAAATAATTCACCATGTGTTTTGCATAACGCACATATCAACAAAAATCTCTTGGGTCTTCAAGAAGGCTCATTCAACCCACAAGATGGACCTACAATGACTTCCATTTCTCGAAATAAGGTCAATATTGCTGAAAAGCCTGCATGCTTCTCTCCAGAAGAATCCATGGTTGCAGATCTACAAGATACCAACAAAACAACGTCAGTTCCAAGAGATGGAAACTCTTCAAGTTTTTCAGGggcttgtaattttttagatgaGTCAAATAGTTCAATAAATCATCCATACTACTCAAGATCCACATCACCTATGCCTGAATGTAACCTGATAGAAATTCCTGAAGCGTCCTGGGGAGAAACAGTTGAACCAGATGACGACAATTCCTGTAGTTTTGAGGAAACTTTGACGTCTGGAATCTCTTCAAATAACCATAGGTCTCCTTTATATAACTGCAAGCAGGAAGTTGTAGTATCATCAGGAAAAGGATCGACTGATCCTGTACTGGTTGATGTTCATAGTTTTGATATGATTCCTGTTGGTGAAGAGCAGACAACCATAATTAAGGAAGAATTCAAGTAtggtaaaagtttttcaaGCAAACCAGGATTGTTTTCATGTGATCCAAAGGATAATTGCATCATAAACcctgaaaattttgacaaaagaTCTTTTGAGACTCATTATCAGGAAGGACCAGAAATTGCTGTTAGTTTGGCAGGGATGCCCTTCTTTGTAGATACTAACTCTGAAGCTGAAAAGGAGCATGACAATACCAGATGCTCTTCTTCTCATGCTGAATTCAACATTGCGGAGGCTCCCAAAGAACTGTCTATAGATGCTGAAAATAAAG TTTTCCCCAAGGGCGTAGAAGTACACAATTGGCATTGCATGGATAAGGAACCAAAAGACGGTAGATTGGATGATGTAAAAGAGGATTTAGTTGACTTGGATGAGGACCATGAG AATAACCCCATTGTTCTTCCCGAGGTGGCTGGAAAAATTACTGCTCTTTCACCAATGCCGTCCCTAAAACTTTATGCAAAAGATGCTTCTTCGAGGGATTCATCAGTGGGAGTAACGAATGATTTTGAAGTGGCACGAGCAGCAGGGCTTCGGCAAAGGAAACAAGTACTCACAATCAGTAGTAGCACTGGGAGCAGTACTGTGTCTGAGCTAGCTGACACACAGTGCACTGAACTTGTTGACGATGTTGTCGATTCCCTTAGTGCTCCTCTACCTTCATCAAGTGCTACTACtattcaaaatatatcaaatggaATGTCTGCACACTTTTTAATAGAACAGTTAGCTACCGATCAGCCTC CTACCAGTATAGAACAGATATGA